TAGTGTTGGGCTCCTCACCTACTATTTCTACTACCCCTcccacaggtaacacacacacacaagcacgttttccaatacacacacacacactttccttaATAAACACGTTTCATGAATACGCACTCCttatttcctgtttcctgtgtcacAGACTCCTCCCCCTGTCCATCCGACACGCCCCCTCTGCCAATGCCGCCTCCCCCAGCCCCTCCCATTACCTGGCTAGTGACCAATGGCAACACAGCGTGTAGGTCGTGCTTCCTGTGTGGGGCATGGTTCAACAACCCAGCGATGGCCCAGCAGCACTACGAGGGGAAGAAGCACCGGCGGAACGCAGCCAGGAGACAACTACTGGAACAACTAGCTGATAACCTGGACAGCAACCAGAAcacaggttagaggtcaggggttagaggtcagggattagaggtcaggggtcaggaatGCAGCCAGGGCACGACTTCTGGAACAACTGACTGATAATTTGGATATGAAGCAGAACACATGTTAGAGGTCAGctgttagaggtcagaggtttgGGAGATTAGAGGTCAAACTAGGGTCAAAGGTTATGGCAGGTGTAGCTAGGCTCAGGGTCTAAGATTATATAAAGTATGATTACAGGACCGGTGTTATGGTGGCTTTAGGGGGCATGGCCCACCCTACCGTACCTCCTTGACCgtccaaataaaatatttaaatatagatgatttatttgatttatttgaccTAGATGCACGCCGA
The window above is part of the Salvelinus fontinalis isolate EN_2023a unplaced genomic scaffold, ASM2944872v1 scaffold_2192, whole genome shotgun sequence genome. Proteins encoded here:
- the LOC129850693 gene encoding zinc finger matrin-type protein 4-like, with amino-acid sequence SEETAVDGNKCCSLCNMFFTSAIVAQSHYQGKTYAKSVKLVLGSSPTISTTPPTDSSPCPSDTPPLPMPPPPAPPITWLVTNGNTACRSCFLCGAWFNNPAMAQQHYEGKKHRRNAARRQLLEQLADNLDSNQNTGLRSSYSVCDVTLNSIEQYYAHLQGSRHQNK